The following coding sequences lie in one Helicoverpa zea isolate HzStark_Cry1AcR chromosome 14, ilHelZeax1.1, whole genome shotgun sequence genomic window:
- the LOC124636303 gene encoding acid phosphatase type 7-like isoform X1, whose protein sequence is MDDNDALVGDEFMRQIQPIAAIVPYMTCPGNHERAYNFSNYAARFSMPGRDSSLFYSFDVGPVHFVSISTEVYHSRELNEKLISRQYDWVKNDLERANLPENRSKRPWIMLFGHRPMYCSNILSDCDSESTRFGIDGKWALEPFLKDYGVDLVIWAHEHSYERTYPLYDGKVHKGSEEQPYVNPGAPVHIITGSAGCKEEHHKPFNSSHADWSVFRSLDYGYTRFIAYNKTHIYMEQVDVDLEGEVIDSFWLIKDEHKAYEF, encoded by the exons ATGGACGATAATGACGCTCTCGTTGGCGATGAGTTCATGCGACAGATACAGCCGATAGCTGCCATAGTGCCCTACATGACTTGTCCCGGAAACCATGAGCGTGCTTA CAACTTCAGCAACTATGCGGCGCGGTTCTCGATGCCTGGACGGGACTCCAGCCTGTTCTACAGCTTCGACGTGGGTCCTGTTCACTTCGTCTCCATCTCCACTGAGGTCTACCACTCCAGggaattaaatgaaaaactcaTTAGCCGTCAATATGACTGGGTCAAAAATGATCTTGAAAGAGCCAATCTTCCAGAAAATAG ATCGAAGAGACCGTGGATTATGTTGTTTGGACACCGACCGATGTATTGTTCCAATATTCTCTCAGATTGCGACAGTGAATCTACGAGGTTCGGCATCGATGGAAAGTGGG CTCTGGAGCCGTTCCTCAAGGACTATGGCGTGGACCTCGTCATCTGGGCACACGAGCATTCCTACGAGAGAACATATCCGTTGTACGATGGCAAGGTGCACAAGGGCTCGGAAGAACAACCTTATGTTAATCCTGG GGCCCCAGTGCATATCATAACTGGCTCGGCTGGATGCAAAGAGGAACATCATAAACCATTCAACA GTAGCCATGCCGACTGGTCTGTGTTCAGGAGTCTCGACTATGGCTACACTAGATTTATCGCTTATAACAAGACACATATATACATGGAAcag GTGGATGTCGATCTAGAGGGAGAAGTGATCGACTCCTTCTGGCTCATCAAGGATGAACACAAAGCTTACGAATTCTGA
- the LOC124636303 gene encoding acid phosphatase type 7-like isoform X2, whose amino-acid sequence MDDNDALVGDEFMRQIQPIAAIVPYMTCPGNHERAYNFSNYAARFSMPGRDSSLFYSFDVGPVHFVSISTEVYHSRELNEKLISRQYDWVKNDLERANLPENRSKRPWIMLFGHRPMYCSNILSDCDSESTRFGIDGKWALEPFLKDYGVDLVIWAHEHSYERTYPLYDGKVHKGSEEQPYVNPGAPVHIITGSAGCKEEHHKPFNSGCRSRGRSDRLLLAHQG is encoded by the exons ATGGACGATAATGACGCTCTCGTTGGCGATGAGTTCATGCGACAGATACAGCCGATAGCTGCCATAGTGCCCTACATGACTTGTCCCGGAAACCATGAGCGTGCTTA CAACTTCAGCAACTATGCGGCGCGGTTCTCGATGCCTGGACGGGACTCCAGCCTGTTCTACAGCTTCGACGTGGGTCCTGTTCACTTCGTCTCCATCTCCACTGAGGTCTACCACTCCAGggaattaaatgaaaaactcaTTAGCCGTCAATATGACTGGGTCAAAAATGATCTTGAAAGAGCCAATCTTCCAGAAAATAG ATCGAAGAGACCGTGGATTATGTTGTTTGGACACCGACCGATGTATTGTTCCAATATTCTCTCAGATTGCGACAGTGAATCTACGAGGTTCGGCATCGATGGAAAGTGGG CTCTGGAGCCGTTCCTCAAGGACTATGGCGTGGACCTCGTCATCTGGGCACACGAGCATTCCTACGAGAGAACATATCCGTTGTACGATGGCAAGGTGCACAAGGGCTCGGAAGAACAACCTTATGTTAATCCTGG GGCCCCAGTGCATATCATAACTGGCTCGGCTGGATGCAAAGAGGAACATCATAAACCATTCAACA GTGGATGTCGATCTAGAGGGAGAAGTGATCGACTCCTTCTGGCTCATCAAGGATGA